From the Trifolium pratense cultivar HEN17-A07 linkage group LG4, ARS_RC_1.1, whole genome shotgun sequence genome, the window ATTATGGAGCAATATCTATAAGTCttctattttagatttttttaaaaaaatttaacatgatgatttataagatataaacttttttttttgttgtacaCAAAACATCTTCCACCTGAAGTGTTAGGTACTAAATATCCAATTCAGTCCTAGATATACTATTAGCAAAATCTAAATCTTTCATAAACCAAcatcaaagaaataaaattgaacCTTTTCCTGTTATAAAAATGGAACCTCTTCCTTGGCTGAAATTGTACCTCTTAAGCAACTCAGCATTCAGCTTGATATCTTTTGCAATAGACTCCAAAGTGCCCTTACAATAAAGAGGGTATGTGATGAACAAACCTTAATCCTTGGAAACCTCTCTATTCCCAAATGAACAGTTAACAGTAACATTAACCTTCACAAATTTAGGAATAGACTCCAACACAGGAATAAGAATTTGGgtattatgaataatacatGGAAATCATGTTGGTAACTTGGTCTGGAAATGGACCCATATCACAAGCACGTTGCCTTTGACCTTTGAAACACTATCTTAAGCTTTGAATGGGAACAAAAATTCAACTACAGTCTCAGTTTTCTTTATGCTTTTGTCTAATATGCAAAAGTAAACAAGTCTTGCATCATACACAAAATCGTTTTAAATTATCAGATCAATAAGTCACATCATATTACATTTAATCCAGtagtaaaacttatttattataTGATGAAAACAAGCTTGTGCATGATATTTACTACGTACTTGTTTCAAAATCACATTAACTACTTGTTTATTCTATACTATTGTTTatacctaaaaataaataacctTTTAGCTGAAATCAGCAAGCACTCGAATTTAGGGTTAACCCATTTCCCCTCGGCCGAAAGAGGGTTAGGCGAGCAAAGAGACAGCTGAATGTGAGTTAGTCGAATATTTATCATGGCTACTGAGATCTACGAGGGTTGTGGAGGAATCGGAATCAGTCAAAGCTCATTAGAATACAACCGGACAATTTGACATTTTACTCGTGTTCCTAATTATAAATGTACTACGATTTTGGCAACAAAACAGTTAAATGGTGAGATGACTGCAACATCATTTAATCCTGTACTACTATTTTCCGGACATTAAATTTACAAAAGCTggattttcaaaaaaagatgAAACATTCCAATCCTCAGTAGTAGAAGTTAGTGTCGTAAGAGCAACCACAACAGATCTCATGCTTGGACGTAGTTGCGGATCCTTCATTGTACATGCTTTGGCTAGTTTTGCTATCTGCAATGTTGAAAAATGGACAAAACTTTATTAATGTTAAAGCTATTTATTATCAgtcaaattttttaatacttcACATTATTTGTACATTGCAAACTGAATCAACTGAGTAGTTATCTCCAAGTCTAGGATCCACCAGATTTTTCAGAGCTTCTGTCGGATTTGTTTCATGATCAAACACTTCATCAAACTgtcaaaaaaatcaacaaaataactTCAACAAACAAGAAAGGGAAATATGTCATTAGTCTTCTTAATTAGTTATGTAAGTAAATTTCCTACTATTTTGTATCTTAACAAACATAATTTCTCTTTGGCTAAactgcacttttggcccccgtAACTTTCAATAACTTGCAATTTGGACCCCCTAACTTttacaaacttgcgattttggcaCCCTAAACAATTCAACGACATGTGACAAATGACTCACATACCACGTCAACATATCTTTCACAtggacaatgactcacatgCCACAATGCTGACATGGCATGTGAGTCTTTGTCCGCGTGGCAAGACATGCTGATGTGGCATGTGAGTCACTTGCCACATGTGCTAGCGCGGCAGGTGAGTTATCCTTTTGCAAAATAGGTTaaagttagggggccaaaatcgcaagtttgtgaaaattaggGGCCAAAAATGCTATTTTGAAAGTCTGAACTGGACCGGACACATTGGCAAGCATAGGTCCAGTTCAGAACCATGTcattattgttaattatttatgtaaacaaATTTCATTGGTATCTTAACAAACATCATTTCTCTTTATGTAAAATTATTAGGATACCAACTGAAAATAATAAACGAGAATCACCAAAGCTACAAGGCCTTTTACTTCAGGTCCATCACGGATTACAGCTTGTTTAGCAGAAATAAGTTCATATAGAACAACTCCAAAGGCATAGACATCGATTTTTGGAGAAGGAGCAACACCACCACGCGCGTATCTGTAGATTAGAAACGGaatcatcaaaattgaatttttgaaaaGTAACCGAATGTTGAGTTTCcattgaagagaaaaacaaTTCATGATCATACTCTGGTGGCATGTAACCGAATGTACCCTGCACGATCTTATTAGATGAAGTTGAATTTTCAACGTCAGCAAGCTTGGATAATCCAAAATCTGTAACCTGCAATGCAAAAGAAATTAAGAACAATCTCACATCATAATCCCAAGAAGAAAAACGGTACATAAAATATTCCGAATTATAACTTGTACCTTTGCACGAAACCTTTtgtctaataaaatattttctgaCTTTATGTCGCGATGGATATATCCATGTACGGTATGTTCATGAATATATTCAAGAGCTCTAGCTGAATCCAGCGCGATTTGCATCCTTGTAGACCACGTCAAAGATTCTCTTTCTGCAAAATTTTGATTTGACCAGAGACTTACTAAGTCATTACAATCACATATTCACCTGAGTGCACTGCACATATTACTTAAAATAGATATTTTACTTGTGTTCATCTCACCTGAATCGCGGAGATTTTGACTTAAGTTTCCATTGTCAATGTATTCATAGACAAGGAAGAGAAAACCTTCAACACAATATCCAATCAAACCTACCTACATGGTCACAAATATGTAGATTAGaactttttgttttcaattctTGTTTCgaaaacaaaattcatatttactaatagacaattaattACTAGGTTCAAGTGATGAACACGAGTTAAGACTTTCAATTCAGCACAAAATTCCTTGGATGCTTTCATCCTCATCTTCTTGATTGCGGCTTTCTGTTGAATTGGAAAGAACTTATTTAATaccaaaatataaacattatGAAGTCATGCTGCAGTCAGCAGCTCTGAGCTATCGGGACAGCCACGAACTCACTAACTGCATGGAGTCATGGGTGCCAACTGCACCCAATCTGGATCCGTCCTACAtgtattataataaaatagaaaggaTATGCAAACTTTATGTAAGTTGAGATCATGCATAGGCCAACAAACCTGGCCTCTCAGCTCTGCATAGAAGACTTCTCCAAAACCGCCTTCACCAATTTTATTAGACATGCTGAACTTATTTGTGGCAATGGAAAGTTCTTTGTATGAAAACTCTTGTGATTTTTCCACCAAAAGGCCTGTGATTTCGGTACCAATTTGAGCTGAGTTCATCATCTTGGAATCATCTAAGGTCAAATTTTTCTTCCATGCTTTCTTCTTTAGGTAATATTTAACATACACACCAAACGACGATAGTAAAATCCCTGCTAGTACTCCAACAGATATTCCGGCAATAGCTCCGCTTCCTAGACATGCTCATGTAGAAACTATACATTAGATTTAAATAACATTTGCATTATAATTTTGAGGATATTGATATCAAACTTCATTGAAGACAATAATCAAATAACCAACTTTCTGAGGGAGTTAGAAGATCGAACCTACTGTACTGCAagggaaaatgaaaatttatgaTAATGTTTTCTAATACAATGAAAACATAATTAAACTTTATGTAGTTAACATGGACAAATAAGGTTAGAATATATACTTGGAGTGAAAGGGCAAATAACTTCCATTTATGTCTGCAAAGTGAAAGTACGAAAATTATGAGTCGAGTATTTCAAAATTCACAGCaggagaaacaaaataaaaagaggcAACTACATTCTATACTTATGTAGCTCCGACAAGGGAACCGGATATGACAGTATCATTTCAACAGggtaataatttgagaagtTACAAGTCATAGAATGTAACAACAAGTGATAGTGCTGTTTCCGTGTCAGACACCATCACAATGAGACGTGTCGTACACCAAACATgtcttcaatctgaagtgttgGTTCTAAATCTCCAATTCAGTCCTAGATATACTATTAGCAAAATCTAAAATCTGAACACTCTTTCATGAACCAACATCAGAGCAACTACAAAATCACCATTATGAGTTTATACAAAATGACAAACaatgacagaaaaataaaagctGAACCTTTTCCTGGAATAAAAACAAGACCAGTTCCTTGGCTGAAATTCACACCAGGGTTGTACCGCTGAAGCAACTCAGCATCAAGTTTGTTATCCTTTGCAATAGACTCCAAAGTGTCCTTAGAAGTAAGAGGGTATGTGATGAACAAACCATAATCCTTAGAAACCTCTCTATTCCCACATGAACAGTTAACAGTAACATTAAGAGTTCCATCAACAGGAATATTATCTGGACTATAAACGTTGAATCTTTGCAACCCCTCCTCATTAGTCAAATTGCTAAAAGTGAATTCAGCAATTGAAGCATAGGTATCTCCTTGGTGAAGCTCATATAGAAAAGTGTGACCAAGAAACTCATTATTGATGCAATCACAAGTGAAGGGAACATTCACTCTCGAATCGCCTAGGAGACTATTTGGGCTTTGTAATGTGTCCTTGTTGTAGCTGAAAATATCTTCAGGTTCTGAAACAACCTTGgatatcatgatgtatgaaatATATGTTAAGTTTGAACCTATTTGTATATTGTAGGAAGCTAAAGCTACGTCACAAGTTTTGGTGCAGTATGATTCTGCAGTAAAGGCCAGTAACAAGAGTAGAAGTAATAATCTGAATTTGATTGGTTTCATGATTGTACAATAGGAACACAGAATAAGAATTTGggtgttatgaataatacatgGACAATCATGTTGATAACTTGCCATGTTGGTCTGGAAATGGACCCACATCACATCCAAGTTGCCTTTTCCCTTTGAAAAACTTTGCCTTTGACCTTTGAAAAACTATCTTAAGCTTTGAAAAGGGACAAAACTTCAACTATATATTCAGTTTACTTTATGCCTT encodes:
- the LOC123921407 gene encoding lysM domain receptor-like kinase 3 isoform X2, with translation MKPIKFRLLLLLLLLAFTAESYCTKTCDVALASYNIQIGSNLTYISYIMISKVVSEPEDIFSYNKDTLQSPNSLLGDSRVNVPFTCDCINNEFLGHTFLYELHQGDTYASIAEFTFSNLTNEEGLQRFNVYSPDNIPVDGTLNVTVNCSCGNREVSKDYGLFITYPLTSKDTLESIAKDNKLDAELLQRYNPGVNFSQGTGLVFIPGKGSGAIAGISVGVLAGILLSSFGVYVKYYLKKKAWKKNLTLDDSKMMNSAQIGTEITGLLVEKSQEFSYKELSIATNKFSMSNKIGEGGFGEVFYAELRGQKAAIKKMRMKASKEFCAELKVLTRVHHLNLVGLIGYCVEGFLFLVYEYIDNGNLSQNLRDSERESLTWSTRMQIALDSARALEYIHEHTVHGYIHRDIKSENILLDKRFRAKVTDFGLSKLADVENSTSSNKIVQGTFGYMPPEYARGGVAPSPKIDVYAFGVVLYELISAKQAVIRDGPEVKGLVALFDEVFDHETNPTEALKNLVDPRLGDNYSVDSVCNIAKLAKACTMKDPQLRPSMRSVVVALTTLTSTTEDWNVSSFFENPAFVNLMSGK
- the LOC123921407 gene encoding lysM domain receptor-like kinase 3 isoform X1; this encodes MKPIKFRLLLLLLLLAFTAESYCTKTCDVALASYNIQIGSNLTYISYIMISKVVSEPEDIFSYNKDTLQSPNSLLGDSRVNVPFTCDCINNEFLGHTFLYELHQGDTYASIAEFTFSNLTNEEGLQRFNVYSPDNIPVDGTLNVTVNCSCGNREVSKDYGLFITYPLTSKDTLESIAKDNKLDAELLQRYNPGVNFSQGTGLVFIPGKDINGSYLPFHSNTVGSGAIAGISVGVLAGILLSSFGVYVKYYLKKKAWKKNLTLDDSKMMNSAQIGTEITGLLVEKSQEFSYKELSIATNKFSMSNKIGEGGFGEVFYAELRGQKAAIKKMRMKASKEFCAELKVLTRVHHLNLVGLIGYCVEGFLFLVYEYIDNGNLSQNLRDSERESLTWSTRMQIALDSARALEYIHEHTVHGYIHRDIKSENILLDKRFRAKVTDFGLSKLADVENSTSSNKIVQGTFGYMPPEYARGGVAPSPKIDVYAFGVVLYELISAKQAVIRDGPEVKGLVALFDEVFDHETNPTEALKNLVDPRLGDNYSVDSVCNIAKLAKACTMKDPQLRPSMRSVVVALTTLTSTTEDWNVSSFFENPAFVNLMSGK